The sequence GGCGGAACCCTCCGCATAGCCCGGCCGCCCGCCTCCGAGGCCGAGACCCTGGACCCGGCGAGCGCCCTGTCCGCGTACGAATACCTCGGCGCCCTCTACAACCGGCTGGTCCGTATCGGCGGAGACGGCGATCTGGCGCCCGACCTCGCCGAGTCCTGGGAGCCGGACGCCAAGGCGCGCACCTGGACCTTCCGCATCCGCAAGGGTGTTGCTTTCCACGACGGCCGGGAACTCACCTCCGCGGACGCCGCGTACACGCTGCGCCACATCCTCGCCAAGGAGACGGCGTCCCCGCAGGCCGCCGTCCTCGCCCCGCTCATCGACCCGGCGAAGCTGCGCACCCCCGACGCCCACACGCTCGTCGTGCCGCTGAAGAGCCCCAACGCGGAGTTCCCGAGCCTCCTCACGCACTACAACTGCTATGTCATCCCGGACGGCAGCGCCCGCGGCATCGGCCGCACCGGCATCGGCACAGGGCCCTTCAAGCTGGAGTCCTTCGCCCCCGCGGGACCTGGCCGGATCACCGCGTTCAAGGACCACTGGGCGGGCCGCCCGGTCCTGGACGCCATCGACTTCTACTCCGTCGCCGACATGTCGGCCCGCTCGAACGCCCTGCTCGCGGGCCAGGTCGACCTCCTCTCGCAGACCAACCTGGACTTCGCGACCGCCCGGGTCGTCGCCGCCTCCGACCGCGCGACGATCGCCCGCGTCGAGAACGCCCAGTGGTACGTGCTGCCGATGCTCACCACGGAGAAACCCTTCACCGACGTACGCGTCCGGCAGGCGATGAAGCTGGCCTACGACCCCGAGCACGTGGTGAAGGTCGCGCTGCAGGGCGCGGGCACGCCCGGCTGGGACAACCCCGTGCCGCCGAGCGACCCCGCCCACCTCGGCGCCCATCCGAAGCACGACCCGGAACAGGCCCGCCACCTGCTGAAGAAGGCGGGCCAGGAGGGGCTGACGGTCGACCTCTACACGTCCTCGTACGACCCGATCTTCACGCCCATGGCGCTCGCCTACCAGGACTCGGCCAAGCGGGCCGGGATCCGCGTACGGGTGAAGACGGCTTCGGCGGACTCGTACTACACGCAGATCTGGATGAAGAAGCCGCTCATGGCCACCTACTGGTACACCGGCAGACCCGTCGACCAGCTGTTCACGCAGGTCTTCCGCGGCGGCTCCTCCTACAACGAGACCGCCTGGTCGGACAAGGCGTTCGACGCGCTGCTCGACCGGGCCCGGCAGGAGACCGACGATGAACGCCGGCGCGAACTGTACGGCGAGGCGCAGACCTTCGTCGTCGAGAAGGGCGGGGCGATGACCCCGATGTTCGCCGACCGGCTCGTCGGCATCTCGCGGAAGGTACGCGGATACGCGGAGCACGGCTTCGAGTTCGACTACCTCGGCATCGGCCTGAAGGGAGCCTGACCATGCTCTCCTTCATCGCCCGCCGCGTCCTCGCCGCCGTGGGCACCCTCGTCCTCTCCTCCGTCCTCGTCTTCCTCGCCGTCCAGGCCCTGCCCGGCGACGTCGCCACCCAGGTCCTCGGCAAGGACGCCACCCCCGACGCGGTCGCCGCCCTCCGCGAGAAACTCGAACTCGACCAGCCCGCCTGGGAGCGCTACGCCGACTGGATCGGCGGCGCCGTCCACGGTGACTTCGGCCTCTCCCTCGTCTCCGGCAAGGCGGTCGGCGGCGAAGTCTCCATGTACCTCGGCAACTCCGCGCTCATCGCCCTCGTGACCGTCCTGTTCGCCGTCACCGGCTCGATCGTCCTCGGCATCGTCGCCGGCCTGTACCGCGACCGCTGGCCGGACCACCTCATCTCGACGGTCAGCCTGATCGGGATGAGCGTCCCCGAGTTCGTGGTCGCCACAGTGCTGGTGCTCTGCTTCTCGGTCGCCCTGCCCCTGTTCCCGGCGGTCGTCCTGTACGGCCCCGAGGCGACCGTCGGCCAGCTCATGCCCGCCGTATGGCTGCCCGCCCTCGCACTCGCCGTCGTCATGGCCGCCTACATCGTCCGGATGGCCCGCACCTCCGTCATCGACGTCATGGCCGGCGAGTACGTGACCACGGCCCGGCTCAAGGGCCTGTCGACCTGGCGGGTCGTCACCCGGCACGCACTGCCGAGCGCCCTGCTGCCGACCCTGCACGTCATCGCCCTGAACGTCGCCTGGCTCGCGGGCGGAGTCGCCGTCGTCGAGAACGTCTTCAACTACCCCGGCATCGGAAAGCTGATGCTCGCCTCCGTCCAGAACCGGGACCTCCCCGTCATCCAGGCCATCGCCCTCATCAGCGCGCTCGTGTACGTCGTCTGCAACCTGGCCGCCGACCTCGGCGCCATGGCCCTCAACCCCAAGCTCCGTACGCGCGGGAGGACCCGATGACCACCCTCGACACCCCGGCGGACGCACCCGCGGCCCCCGCCGCACCACCGTCGGCCGCGGCCCGCGCCTGGCGCACCGTGCGCTCCTCACGGGCCGCCTCCGTCGGCCTCGCGATCGTCGCCGTCCACGTCCTGATCGCCCTGCTAGCACCCCTCCTCACCTCGTACGATCCGATCGCCAACAACGCCGATCAGGCGCTCCTGGGCCCCAGTTGGAGCCACTGGGCGGGCACGGACCAGTACGGCCGTGACGTCCTGGCCCGCGTCCTGTACGGCGGCCGGTACGCCATCGGCGTCTCCGTCGCCGCGACCCTGGTGACCCTGCTGGTCGGCACGGTCGTCGGCTGCGCGGCGGCCCTGCGGGGCGGCTGGTTCGACGATGTGCTGGGCCGCGTCCTCGACGCGGTGCTCTCGGTGCCGTCGGTGCTCGCGCTCCTGGTCATCGTCACCTCGCTGGGCACGGGCCCGTCGGTCATCGTCCTCGCCATCGCGGTCGTGTACGTGCCCCAGGTCGTACGGGTCGTACGGGGCGCCGCCCTCGCGGTGGCACCCGCCGACTACGTGACCGCCGCAAGGGCCCGGGGCGAGGGCACCCTCGCGATCCTGCGCCGCGAGATCCTGCCGAACATCACCGACGTGGTGTGCGTCGAGTTCGCGATGCGGGCCTCGTGGGTCGTGCTGCTGATCTCCTCGCTGTCCTTCCTCGGCTTCGGCGCCGACCCGCCGACCCCTGACTGGGGCCTGATGGTGGCCGAGAACCGCACCGCCATCACCGTCGTCCCGATGGCGAGCCTCGCACCGATCATCGCCCTGGCCACGCTCGTGGTCGGGCTCAACCTCGCGGCCGACGGCCTGTCCAAGGCATGGGGCGTCGACCGGATCAGGGAGGGGTCCTGATGACCGCCGCCGTCGTATCGGTGAAAGCGCTCGTGTCCGTCAACTCGCTGTCCGTGGCCTACCGTTCGGGCGGCCGTGACGTGCCCGTGGTGAGCGGGGTGTCCCTGGAGGTACTGCCGGGCCGAACCCTTGCCCTGGTCGGCGAGTCGGGCAGCGGCAAGTCGACCGTCGCGGCCACGCTGCTGGGGCATCTGCGGCACGGCTCGCGGGTGACGGACGGCTCGGTGCGGATCGACGGAGCCGACGTGTTCACCCTGCCCGCACGGGAGTTGAGACGCCTTCGCGGCGGCACCGTCGCCATGGTCGCGCAGAACGCGGGCCACGCCCTGACCCCCTCCATGCGCATCGGACGCCAGATCGCGGAGGCGGGCGGCGACGTACCCGTCGTGGACCTCCTCGAACAGGTCAGGCTGCCCCGCCCCGCCGAACTCGCCCGCCGCTACCCGCACGAACTCTCCGGCGGCCAGCAGCAGCGCGTAGCCATCGCCATGGCCATCGCCGCCCGTCCCAAGGTCCTCGTCCTCGACGAACCGACGACCGGGCTCGACGTCGTCACCCAGCGCGGTGTCCTCGACCTGATCGGCGCGCTGCGCGACGAACTCGGCCTGTCCGCCGTGCTGGTGAGCCACGACCTGGGGGTCGTCGCGCACATGGCCGACGAGGTGGTTGTGCTGCGGTCCGGCCGGATCGTGGAGGCGGCCCCGACGGCTCGGCTCTTCACGATGCCCCAGGACCCGTACACCAGGCGCCTGTTGGCGAGTGTGCCGCGCCTCGACGACGAAGGGCTCGCGCGGGTGGGCGAGGAGGGCGAGCGGGAGGTGCGCCCGAAGGACGTGATCCCCGACGGCGCTCCGGTCGCCGTGGCGGCCCGGGACGTCACCGTCGACTACGGGTCCAGCCGTGCCGTGGACGGTGTCTCCTTCGACGTCCGGCGCGGTGAAGTCCTTGCGCTGGTGGGGGAGTCGGGGAGCGGGAAGTCCACGCTCGCCTGGACGCTGGCGGGGCTGCGTACGCCGTCCGGCGGGACCATGACCCATGGGTCGGGCCAGCGGGCGGGCCATGGGACGGATTCCGGGCCGGGCGACCTCGCCCGGCCCGCCGGGAAGCGGCCCTTGGCGCTCCGGCGACGGGTCCAGCTCGTCTTCCAGAACGCCGACACGTCACTCAACCCGCGCCGGTCCGTCGGTGACGCGGTGCGGCGGCCGTTGCGGTTCTTCGGCACGACCGACTCGCGTGCCGAGACCGCCGTGCGGGCCCGGCAGCTCATCTCCGACGTGCGCCTCGACCCCGCCCTCGCCGAGCGGCTGCCCGCGCAGCTCTCCGGCGGGCAGCGGCAGCGGATCGGGATCGCGCGGGCGCTCGCGGGCGAGCCGGACGTACTGATCGCGGACGAGATCACGACGGCGCTCGACGTGTCCGTGCAGGCCGACGTCCTGCGGCTGCTCGACGATCTACGGCGGGAACGGGAGCTGGCCTGTCTGTTCATCAGCCACGACCTGGCCGTGGTGCGGGGGATCGCCGATCGGGTGGTCGTGCTGTGGAGGGGTGTGGTGGTGGAGGAGGGTCCGACCGACTCGGTCTTCTCCGAGCCCGGGCATCCGTACACGCGTCAGCTGATGGCCGCCGTGCTTGAGCCTGATCCGGAGGCGCGGGTTGTTGGGGGGCCGGTGCCTCAGTGGGTGGACGCGGCGGAGGTGGGTGACCTGTGGGTCACCGATGACGGGGTTGCCCCTGTCGGGGGGCATCGGGTGCGGCGGTGGCGGGCGGTGGGGTGAGGGGGCCTTGTTTCGCCCCCGCCGCCCCTACCCGTCCCGTCACGTACTCGGGGGCGCTGCCCCCGAACCCCCGGTCCTCAAACGCCGGACGGGCTGTCTCCTAGCCCGTCCGGCGTTTGAGGACGAGCGCGTCAGCGCGATACGGGGGCGAGGGGGCGCAAGCCCCCATGCGGGGACGGGAACGGGTAGGGGCGGCGGGGGCGAAGAAGGCCACCCACTCCCGTGAGCCAAGCAACAAGGAGCGAGCCAAGTTGAAATACCGCGAGCACTTCGACCGGCAGGTCACGGTCGAGGACGTCTGGATCCCGACCAGGAACGGCCACACCCACCTGCACGCCCGCATCTGGCGCCCCACGGACGCCGACACAGCCCCCGTCCCCGCCCTCCTCGAATACCTCCCCTACCGAAAGACCGACTGGACGGCCCCCCGGGACGCCCAACGTCACCCCTGGTACGCCGGCCACGGCTACGCCTCCGTCCGCGTCGACATCCGAGGCCACGGCGACAGCGAGGGCACCCCCGGCGACGAGTACGACGCACAGGAACTCGCGGACGGCGTCGACGTCGTCAACTGGCTCGCGGCACAGCCCTGGTGCACCGGCAAGGTCGGCATGTTCGGCATCTCCTGGGGCGGCTTCAACGCCCTCCAGATCGCCGCCCTCGCCCCGCAACCGCTCAAGGCGATCGTCACCGTCTGCTCGACGGACGACCGCTACGACAACGACGTCCACTACATGGGCGGCGCCGTCCTCGGCGTCGACATGCCGGCCTGGGCGGGCACGATGCTCGCGTTCGCCTCCCGCCCGCCGGACCCCACGAGCGTGGGCCGGGACCGATGGCTGCCGATGTGGCGCGACCGCCTCGAAGCACTCGAACCCTTCCTCCACACCTGGCTGGCCCACCAGCAGCGCGACGACTACTGGAAGCACGGCAGCGTCTGCGAGGACTACTCGGCGATCGGCGCGGCGGTCCTGGCCGTCGGCGGCTGGAACGACCCCTACCGCGACACCGTGCTGCGGCTCGTGGAACACCTCCCCGAGAACCGCGTACGGGGACTCGTCGGACCCTGGTCGCACCAGTACCCGGACCGCGGCCTGCCGCCAGGACCGGCGATCGGCTTCCTCCAGGAGACCCTGCGCTGGTGGGACCAGCACCTCAAGGACGAGGACACCGGCGTCATGCGCGAGCCGCTGCTGCGCGCCTGGCTCAACGACCCGGTCCCGCCCGCGACGTCGTACGACGTGATGCCGGGGCGGTGGGTCGGAGAGAGCAACTGGCCGTCGCCCAACGTCAGTTGGGACACGCGGCCTCTCGGGCGGAGCGCCGGCCCCGTCCTCGTGCGGTCGCCCCAGCACACCGGTCTCGACGCCGGACGGTTCTTCCCGTTCGGCAACGCGAGTGATCTGCCGCCCGATCAGCGTGAGGAGGACGGCCGTTCGGCCTGCTTCGACTCCGAGCCGCTGGAGGAGAGGGTCGAGATCCTCGGGCGCCCGCGCGTGCGGCTCCGCCTCGACAGTGCGACACCCCGCACCCATGTCATCGCCCGGATCTGCGACGTCGCCCCCGACGGCTCGTCCACCCTCGTCACCCGCGGTGTCCTCAACCTGCTCAGCAGGCACGGGCGGGACCGGGCCGTGGAGTGGAACCCGGGTACGTACGAGACGGTGGAGTTCGAACTCAATGGGGTGGGGTACGGCTTTCCGCCGGGACACCGTGTCAGGGTCGCCGTCTCCGACACCTACTGGCCCTGGGTGTGGCCGCACGGCGGGCGCGGTGAGCTGACCGTGCTGCCCGCCGAGAGTGCCGTACTCCTGCCCGTGCGGGACCCCGCGTCCGACGAGGGCAGGGCGCCCGTCCGTTTCGAGGAGCCCGAGCAGGCCGTGCCGCTTGCCGTCGAGCACGAGCGGGCCGCCGATCCGGGGCCGGAACGGCTGGTCACGCACGATGTCGCCAAGGGCGAGTGGACCCTGGAGGTCGACCCCAACTACGGCGGATCGAGGATCTACCCCGACGGACTGCGCTACGAGGAGAGCGCCCGG is a genomic window of Streptomyces sp. NBC_00414 containing:
- a CDS encoding ABC transporter substrate-binding protein, translating into MPDIHHPGRRSVLAAAAAGSASLGASWLLTGCTGASAAPALPEGAKAGTPDRGGTLRIARPPASEAETLDPASALSAYEYLGALYNRLVRIGGDGDLAPDLAESWEPDAKARTWTFRIRKGVAFHDGRELTSADAAYTLRHILAKETASPQAAVLAPLIDPAKLRTPDAHTLVVPLKSPNAEFPSLLTHYNCYVIPDGSARGIGRTGIGTGPFKLESFAPAGPGRITAFKDHWAGRPVLDAIDFYSVADMSARSNALLAGQVDLLSQTNLDFATARVVAASDRATIARVENAQWYVLPMLTTEKPFTDVRVRQAMKLAYDPEHVVKVALQGAGTPGWDNPVPPSDPAHLGAHPKHDPEQARHLLKKAGQEGLTVDLYTSSYDPIFTPMALAYQDSAKRAGIRVRVKTASADSYYTQIWMKKPLMATYWYTGRPVDQLFTQVFRGGSSYNETAWSDKAFDALLDRARQETDDERRRELYGEAQTFVVEKGGAMTPMFADRLVGISRKVRGYAEHGFEFDYLGIGLKGA
- a CDS encoding ABC transporter permease, with protein sequence MLSFIARRVLAAVGTLVLSSVLVFLAVQALPGDVATQVLGKDATPDAVAALREKLELDQPAWERYADWIGGAVHGDFGLSLVSGKAVGGEVSMYLGNSALIALVTVLFAVTGSIVLGIVAGLYRDRWPDHLISTVSLIGMSVPEFVVATVLVLCFSVALPLFPAVVLYGPEATVGQLMPAVWLPALALAVVMAAYIVRMARTSVIDVMAGEYVTTARLKGLSTWRVVTRHALPSALLPTLHVIALNVAWLAGGVAVVENVFNYPGIGKLMLASVQNRDLPVIQAIALISALVYVVCNLAADLGAMALNPKLRTRGRTR
- a CDS encoding ABC transporter permease, yielding MTTLDTPADAPAAPAAPPSAAARAWRTVRSSRAASVGLAIVAVHVLIALLAPLLTSYDPIANNADQALLGPSWSHWAGTDQYGRDVLARVLYGGRYAIGVSVAATLVTLLVGTVVGCAAALRGGWFDDVLGRVLDAVLSVPSVLALLVIVTSLGTGPSVIVLAIAVVYVPQVVRVVRGAALAVAPADYVTAARARGEGTLAILRREILPNITDVVCVEFAMRASWVVLLISSLSFLGFGADPPTPDWGLMVAENRTAITVVPMASLAPIIALATLVVGLNLAADGLSKAWGVDRIREGS
- a CDS encoding ABC transporter ATP-binding protein gives rise to the protein MTAAVVSVKALVSVNSLSVAYRSGGRDVPVVSGVSLEVLPGRTLALVGESGSGKSTVAATLLGHLRHGSRVTDGSVRIDGADVFTLPARELRRLRGGTVAMVAQNAGHALTPSMRIGRQIAEAGGDVPVVDLLEQVRLPRPAELARRYPHELSGGQQQRVAIAMAIAARPKVLVLDEPTTGLDVVTQRGVLDLIGALRDELGLSAVLVSHDLGVVAHMADEVVVLRSGRIVEAAPTARLFTMPQDPYTRRLLASVPRLDDEGLARVGEEGEREVRPKDVIPDGAPVAVAARDVTVDYGSSRAVDGVSFDVRRGEVLALVGESGSGKSTLAWTLAGLRTPSGGTMTHGSGQRAGHGTDSGPGDLARPAGKRPLALRRRVQLVFQNADTSLNPRRSVGDAVRRPLRFFGTTDSRAETAVRARQLISDVRLDPALAERLPAQLSGGQRQRIGIARALAGEPDVLIADEITTALDVSVQADVLRLLDDLRRERELACLFISHDLAVVRGIADRVVVLWRGVVVEEGPTDSVFSEPGHPYTRQLMAAVLEPDPEARVVGGPVPQWVDAAEVGDLWVTDDGVAPVGGHRVRRWRAVG
- a CDS encoding CocE/NonD family hydrolase — encoded protein: MKYREHFDRQVTVEDVWIPTRNGHTHLHARIWRPTDADTAPVPALLEYLPYRKTDWTAPRDAQRHPWYAGHGYASVRVDIRGHGDSEGTPGDEYDAQELADGVDVVNWLAAQPWCTGKVGMFGISWGGFNALQIAALAPQPLKAIVTVCSTDDRYDNDVHYMGGAVLGVDMPAWAGTMLAFASRPPDPTSVGRDRWLPMWRDRLEALEPFLHTWLAHQQRDDYWKHGSVCEDYSAIGAAVLAVGGWNDPYRDTVLRLVEHLPENRVRGLVGPWSHQYPDRGLPPGPAIGFLQETLRWWDQHLKDEDTGVMREPLLRAWLNDPVPPATSYDVMPGRWVGESNWPSPNVSWDTRPLGRSAGPVLVRSPQHTGLDAGRFFPFGNASDLPPDQREEDGRSACFDSEPLEERVEILGRPRVRLRLDSATPRTHVIARICDVAPDGSSTLVTRGVLNLLSRHGRDRAVEWNPGTYETVEFELNGVGYGFPPGHRVRVAVSDTYWPWVWPHGGRGELTVLPAESAVLLPVRDPASDEGRAPVRFEEPEQAVPLAVEHERAADPGPERLVTHDVAKGEWTLEVDPNYGGSRIYPDGLRYEESARETYRILSDDPLSARAVSEWAIRLRRGDDWDAEIITRTELRATATEFIMDSRMEARADGETVVKRAWHRTTPRTSA